One segment of Papaver somniferum cultivar HN1 unplaced genomic scaffold, ASM357369v1 unplaced-scaffold_81, whole genome shotgun sequence DNA contains the following:
- the LOC113345570 gene encoding uncharacterized protein LOC113345570 isoform X1: MMFFRSKIFSSRSITNARFYSRSYPGGSNRNKPIILVGVPSSKSVIKQLKEINSTLKETQSYSRETMVALQGLAKESTNRYAKWLWVTATLATVSGVTVIEFIPGDLMKYPYNVFAGNRKEDEEASEEMDTKSESKSNGAAGNTGGPKISPKPAESKSDCASGNIGGPTMTSTPTEGKSDARSMKSAQVAPKPAASKSDG; this comes from the exons ATGATGTTCTTCCGGAGTAAAATTTTCTCTTCTAGATCTATCACAAATGCTAGATTCTACTCTAGGAGCTACCCAGGAGGTAGTAATAGAAACAAACCCATTATTCTTGTTGGGGTTCCATCTTCTAAATCTGTGATTAAACAGCTGAAGGAGATAAACTCCACATTGAAGGAGACCCAATCTTACTCGAGAGAAACAATGGTAGCTCTTCAAGGGCTCGCTAAAGAATCCACGAACAGATATGCCAAGTGGCTTTGGGTTACGGCTACTTTGGCTACAGTCTCCGGAGTCACAGTAATCGAGTTTATTCCAGGTGATTTGATGAAATATCCGTACAATGTTTTTGCTGGTAATCGGAAG GAAGATGAGGAAGCATCCGAGGAGATGGATACTAAATCTGAAAGTAAATCAAATG GTGCAGCAGGAAACACTGGAGGTCCAAAGATAAGTCCAAAGCCTGCAGAATCTAAATCAGATT GTGCATCAGGAAACATCGGAGGTCCAACGATGACATCAACGCCTACAGAAGGTAAATCAGATG CAAGAAGCATGAAGAGTGCACAGGTGGCTCCAAAACCTGCAGCAAGTAAATCAGATGGTTGA
- the LOC113345570 gene encoding uncharacterized protein LOC113345570 isoform X2, whose translation MMFFRSKIFSSRSITNARFYSRSYPGGSNRNKPIILVGVPSSKSVIKQLKEINSTLKETQSYSRETMVALQGLAKESTNRYAKWLWVTATLATVSGVTVIEFIPGDLMKYPYNVFAGNRKEDEEASEEMDTKSESKSNGAAGNTGGPKISPKPAESKSDCASGNIGGPTMTSTPTEARSMKSAQVAPKPAASKSDG comes from the exons ATGATGTTCTTCCGGAGTAAAATTTTCTCTTCTAGATCTATCACAAATGCTAGATTCTACTCTAGGAGCTACCCAGGAGGTAGTAATAGAAACAAACCCATTATTCTTGTTGGGGTTCCATCTTCTAAATCTGTGATTAAACAGCTGAAGGAGATAAACTCCACATTGAAGGAGACCCAATCTTACTCGAGAGAAACAATGGTAGCTCTTCAAGGGCTCGCTAAAGAATCCACGAACAGATATGCCAAGTGGCTTTGGGTTACGGCTACTTTGGCTACAGTCTCCGGAGTCACAGTAATCGAGTTTATTCCAGGTGATTTGATGAAATATCCGTACAATGTTTTTGCTGGTAATCGGAAG GAAGATGAGGAAGCATCCGAGGAGATGGATACTAAATCTGAAAGTAAATCAAATG GTGCAGCAGGAAACACTGGAGGTCCAAAGATAAGTCCAAAGCCTGCAGAATCTAAATCAGATT GTGCATCAGGAAACATCGGAGGTCCAACGATGACATCAACGCCTACAGAAG CAAGAAGCATGAAGAGTGCACAGGTGGCTCCAAAACCTGCAGCAAGTAAATCAGATGGTTGA